In the genome of Impatiens glandulifera chromosome 6, dImpGla2.1, whole genome shotgun sequence, the window ATTTCGACCTTTTCTTTCTCTTAAAGGtctcttatttaattatatatatatatatattaattaattagtaataaatgttAAGGATAAATGTGGGTATATAAAATGGTAAATTTCCTAATTTCAGTTTATTTGTCGTTTTCCATCTTTATGCTTCATATTTAATGAAGCATGTgattatctaataaaataatatgtctTTGTATTAAGACCTGTTTGTTTTAAAGCTTTTTTGGACAatgtattcattattatttaatttttttaatatatatatacattcgtTCAAACGGTAATTAAAAagatgagaaaaaaattattcaagtGAAATTGAATAATCTACctatatcattaaataaaaggtgagaaacttaaaaatataatgagAAAATAGTTATAAGAGGTTTCAACTTAAATATTCGTTTTATCAACTATTTATTGGAAagtaaaatttttttttttaaatatagtaaCTTCAACTCATTTGTAGTTAAAAATGGTACACTGACATTAAAAATGATCACCGAAACAAAAAGAATATATGAATAACTGATaatattattcgaattataaatataattaaaaaaaatcatttcattatataaacttagcttaatttgtaaaaattaggGGCGGATTCATGTACAAGACTGTCAGGGCCTTAGCTCGAGAAgcccaaaatattttgtatgtatcTCTGACAATAACgatgaaaaatatcatttttattgatgattttcaagctttgtttatttatttgttttatattattatcaatctagtccgaatatatttttttattaaaatttagccCAAATTTGtctgaatatatttttttataaaatttagccCAAATTTGTccgaatatatttttttattaaaatttagccCAAATTTGTCCGAGTAGATTTCAAATCCTAACTTTGCCCTCGATAAGAATTATCGACCATCTCGACtaaaataaattgttctttttaatatttttataagattcgaCACATTTTAACTTAAGACGAAAAATTACTAAGATAAGACGAAAATTTACTGAGATAGAACCTTCTTTTCAATATTTTACATGaagttttaaatatctttttaacattttagataacttttcaaattattttgaacataATAATTATGTTGTTTTGTGAAAATGTATGAACTACTCTAAATGGAACCTTCCTCCTCTATGTTCCTTGATTAAAACATCATCATGTATGTTGTGCATGAAACTAATGTCTGTCGTATCCAACCAACAACCCTAAATGTTTAAAACCCTAAATTTACATACCAAAAAACatcaacaaaaacaacaatCTACAAAACCCTAATGCCGAATCAACAACCCATTCTCACTAACCCTCGCCAGTCACCACCACCGCCGTCGCCGGAGCTAGTCCGTCGCCGGGGAGGCATATTTACAGTTCCAAGAAGACTAATACTAAGACAACCGGATTACTCTCATATAATATCTCCAAGAATACCAATGAAACTTTTACTTAACGTTAACGTCGAAGGAAGTTTTGGTCCGATCCCGATCGTGATTTTGAAAGATCAAACGGTGGAGGATCTTGTTAAGGTGGTGGTTGAAACTTATGTTATGGAAAAGAGACGGCCGTTGTTGACGGAATCCGATCACCGGAAATTTGAACTTCATTATTCGCCGTTTAGTTTGGAAAgtaagtaattaatttaatgtattgtgaaata includes:
- the LOC124944026 gene encoding uncharacterized protein At4g22758-like, encoding MPNQQPILTNPRQSPPPPSPELVRRRGGIFTVPRRLILRQPDYSHIISPRIPMKLLLNVNVEGSFGPIPIVILKDQTVEDLVKVVVETYVMEKRRPLLTESDHRKFELHYSPFSLESLKMDEKLLNLGSRNFYMCRKPPTAVSGAGTGAGSSMSNTCNSEAEEFLESGFLITKLLFLL